The region GCCGATGGCCGACAACGCTTCGCCGCCTGTTTCGCAGGCGTCGGGGTTGCGGTCGCAGAAGCTGCCGATGTCCGATACGGCTGCCTGCGCCGCCAGAAAGGCGGAGACGGGATCTACAGCTTCCTCTGACGTGCTTTCGCTACCCGATCCAAGGGGAATCAGGACCAGCACCAGTGTGAGCCAGAAGGCTGTCCTCAACAGAAAGAACATGTCGCTACCCATAGTCTGTTCAGTCCAGCGCGCCTTATGCCGTTGGCACGCTTGTTTTATGACTGCACCATAACAACGACATGAGAATGTCCGGTTGAGCCCGCGAGGCCAATTTTCGTAAAATGAAACAGGTATTTAAGTCGAGTTTTCCGATAAATTGATTCAAGTTTTAGACATCTCCGCACAACCGCCTGTGGCGAACCGGTTTCGTACTTTTTTGGCAATTTCGATTCATCCTTTATCGTTCCTTAAGTGCTGCTGCACACAATGAGCCCATGGGAGTTGCGAGCGGAAAACGCCGCGTCTGTTGTGTGGTAGCGTAGAGTGCGTAAGATTTTGAATTGTTTGAGTGATTTGTTGGAGCATTGGGCTGCGCGAGTCGACGGGATGATTCATCCTCAGGCCGCCGAAGACGTATTCATGGCTCCTCTGCATCGCTCGTTTCTGATCAGCGGTATCGTGAGCGGTGCCGCCGCTCTGTTCGTCCTGCCGCTCCACCTCGCCCTGGCCGGCCCGCCCCATGCCGCCGCCATTCTCGTGCTGGCCTGGATGCTGAGCCAGTGGCCGCAGACGCTTTACCTGTCGCAGTCCGGAGATCTGAACCGGGCGATCGGTCTGTCATCAACACTGTTCGCCTGCTTCGTCGCCGGGGTCTGTCTGCTGACCGGCGGCAGCGATTCCTTTGCGCTCGCCTGGCTGTTGATCCCGCCGGTGGAAGCAGCGTTCTCGACGAGCCGCAGGACGGCGATCGGCATTACCGCGCTCTGCTGCACGCTTCTGGCCGCGATCAGCTTTCTTTCCGTGCCGCTGCCGCAATTCGAACCGCTGCCCGGGCCGGTCCGCTTCATCGCGGTCCTGGCCGCGCTGATTTATGTCGGCATGCTGGGGCTGCGGATATCGCTGGACCGCAAGCGGGCGCAAAACGCGGTGCAGGTATCTGAGACCAGGCGGCAGCTCATCAGTCAGAGTGCGTCAGAGATCTTCTGCGAACTCGACGAGGATGGACGGATGCGGATCCTGGGCGGTCCGGTCAAACGGATCTTCGGTACGGTGCCGACGGCGGGCGGGGAAGACTGGCTGTTCCAGCGATTGCATGTGGCCGACCGGCCGCTTTATCTGAGCCGGCTGTCCGACGTCCGGCACAGCGGCGCACCGGCCGGGTTCGGTATTCGGCTGCGCATCGGTGCAGCGAGGCCCGGGGAGACCGGGCAGGCGGAGTACCGTTCGCTGCACCTGCATGTAAGGCCGGCGGCGGGCGACCAGTCATCCGGGGAAACCAGAAGGCTTCTTCTGTCCGTCCGTCCGCTGGATGAGCGCTTGCAGGAAGGCGATCCGGAATTCGTCCGCTCGCTCGGGGAAAGCCGGACCGGCAGGGTTTCCAGGTCGCTGCTTGAAACCGCGGGCATTGATGCCCGCAACGCGTTTTCGGAAATCATCGCCCATGCCTCCCGGCTGGAAGCCGGCGGCGAGGGGATGCCGGTGAACGATATTCGCGATGCAGCCTGCCTGGTGAAAGAGGCCGGGGAGGCGGGTCTCAAGCGGCTTGGCGGCGTTCTGGATTTCATGCCCGACGTTACCGCAGGAACTGACCCCGTCTATGGCGCTTTCGACCTGCGGTCCTGCCTGGACCAGTGTCGCGAGCTACTCGCTCAAAGCGCGGCAGGGAAGGGTGTCGGCATTGAAATCAGGACCGGACCGGACCTGCCGGCTGCCGTGGCTGATGAGAAGCGGGTTCGCCAAGCGTTCAGCTTCATCCTTTCCTGCATGATCGAATCCTCGGGAAGCGGTGCAACGGTGACCGTCTCGGGCGAGCGGAAATATGCGGGCTCCCAGAAACCCAGCGATCTGGAAGTCGTGCTTTCGGTCAGGAACCGGCAGTCGAGCCTCAGCTGGAGCGCGGAGAGCTGCAGATCCGTCCTCGACTTTGCCGGTGAACTGCTTGAGCGGACCGGTGGGCGACTTTCGCTCGTCACCACGCTGGGTCAGGGAGAAAGTGTCGTCGTGTGTTTGCCTGTGCGTTCCAATCCGGCCTTGCGTGTCAGTTCAGCCGAAGCTGTGACGGATATCCGGCAGCTGGCGAAAACGGCATAGGCGGCGGCATGGCAAAACAATCAAGGAACACAAAACAGGCCAAGGGCCGGGAAACCTTCATGTCGCGGGCAGGCCATGTTGCGCTGGACAATCCGGTCGCAGCCGGCGGCACCGTCGTCATGGGACTGACCGCCTGCCTGATCGTCGCCAACGCGGTCGGTCTGCAGCCGGGCCGGCATCCTGCGCCGCTGTTTGCAACGCGCGATCGGCACGACACGATGCAGCTTCCCGAACCTGCCGGCCGCCGCAACGGAATACAGGTTCAGGAAATTTCCACGCTGGTGCTGGACATGCAGATCGCCATGCGCCGGATTGGCCTCTACAAGGGGCCGCTCGACGGATTGAACGGCCCGGCAACGGAACGTGCGATCCGCGCCTTTGAGCGCCGCGCCGGCCGAATGGAGACGGGCGAGGCGAACGAGGCGCTGTTGGCGCTCGTGCTCATGCACGGCGATGAACCGCTTGCGGGGCAGATTCCCGTTCCCGATGTCAAACCCGGATTCTCCGGGACCGAAGCGCAGATGGCCTCGGCCGAGACAGTCTCCGACATCGACGCCGATCCGTATCTGATGAGGGTGCAGAAGGCTTTGTCGGAGCTCGGCTACGGTCCTTTGAAGGCCGACGGCGTGATGGGCGAAAACACGACGGCCGCCATCAAACGCTTTGAACTCGACCGGGGACTGCCGCTGACCGGCGAGCCGGGCCCGAAGGTGATCGAGCGTCTCGAGACGATCAGCGGCCGCTCGCTTTCGCGCTGACATCTGCTATTAGGGACCGTATCCCGGGCAACCGGCGTTCAGGTTTGCATCTCGGATGCCGACATCTGATCATGGCGGGACGCGGCGCCGCTCGCAGCCGCTCCAGCACAGGACTGACAATGCGGGTCACTTCGGAATTCTTCGTCAGCGCACTTGTCCGCCGCATTTTCGGTGAAGGCGGATTTGCCGCCGTATCAAAAAGAGGGGCGGCGGAAGCCGGCGCCGTGTTCGTCAGCGTGGATCGGCTGGACGGCCGCTTCGACCTCTACGGCCCCGCCCCGCAATCAATGTTCAGCGACCTGCCGGACGGACGTCTGTTTGAACAGGTGTTGTCGCAGGTGGGCCGGGAGGGACTGGACGAGCGCCTGCGCAGCGAAGCGCGTATGGACCCGGATTACTGGCTGGTCGAAATCGAAGCACGCGATGGCCGGGTCGATCTCCCCATCGCAAGCGACGACCCCCGGCCGGGGTCGGATGTGTTCCGGTATTAGAGTTTTTGCAGCGGAGCGTCCGGTTCAGCACTTCGACCTGGCGACGACCGGACCTGTGAGGTCACCAGTGCCGCATCCGCCATTTCCAGAGAATATCCAGTCTGATCCAGAGAAACGACTGCGTGTTCCTCGCTCTCGGTCGCAGGCAATCGCCGTGGGGTCGATTCCCACGCTGCCTCTTACCCGCGGTAGAGGGCCGCCGCCGGTCGGTCTATTCGCCGCTCACCCGGCGGCCCTGACCGTGGCTTGCGCCCTGACGCGCGCTCCGGTCTTCGGAGGGGAAGCCCGGCATGTCCTCGCGGCGTCGGCGCTCCTGGAACTGCGGCGCGTGCTGTGGGGCCGGTTTGTGAGCGCCCGTCGTCTGGTCGGCTTGCCCCTGCAGCATCCACTGGCCGACAAGGACGTTGGCGGATCCGAAGCTTAGCGTGCCGTGCAGGCGCAGCAGGTTGCGCAGACTGTTCAGCGGTATGCTGTCGCCGAACAGTCTGATCAGGATGGTGGTTGTCTGGGAGGCAGACATGCCGAGTGCTTTCAGCGCAATCGTCAGCCCGTCGCTCTGGTCCGCCTGCAGCAGAAGATCGCAGCTGCTTTGCGGCAAGCCGAGGCCCTGCGCGAGCAGGTCGGCAAAGTGCGTCCTGTTCTGGGCAACGGCTTCTTCCACCAGCGCGCTCTGCAGCCGGAGGTGCGCCGAATCCGGGCGATGCTCCGCGGTTCCGCCTGGCGTTTGCGCCTGCCTGAGCAGGCTGGTCATTTCAGCCGCCGCGATGGCTTTCGCCTTCAAGGGGGCGGGCAAGTGCAGATATTGAGCCATCAGACCATCCGGATTGAGTGCGTCCTGACCGGCTAATACTAAACCAAGGGTAGCAACAATGTCACTACGACAACTCAATTTTGTCTGTTGAGCCTGTGTCAGAGTTACATCGTCCCGATCAAGAAGGATGCTGATGACATTCGCACCGGCATGTTGGCACAGGGCGCTGATCACCGATTCGCGCAGCGAGGGACGGTTGGCGATCGCCTTTCTCAAGGAGTCCGGGCCGGATCTGGCAACCCGCAAAAGGAGATCCACAGAAAGCCTTGGACTGCAACGAAGCGCCGGATAGGCGGTGAGTTCGTCCTCGTCGGATGCCAGAAGCTCCAGGAAATCATCCGGCATCTCCGGATGCGCCGCCAGCAGATTGGCGATCCGGCGCCGGTCTTCGGGCACGGTGGACGGCAGGAGGTTTCGCGCCAGCTCCAGAAAAATCTTAGTTTCTTCAGCATCATGCCGGGAGCGCTCGACAAAGAGTTCCGTCGCTGCGAGCAGAATGCCGCGATCTGAGGACCGGCTGGCCGCGTTCTTCTGAGGCGGAACCGAACCGGGCACACAACGGTTGAAGGATTGAGATTGGCGCATGACACCCGTCTACGAAATACAGGAGACCGGACGACCGGCAGTAGTTGTTTCGTTCAAATTGCCGGAAAAGCGTTAGCATGCTGTTAACCCTGACAGCTTCTTAATGATGGCTGCAGGAAGTAATGCGTCGCCCGTTTGACCGTGTCCGGCCGGTAATACACCGCTCGGGAGATCGGCACCGAAGGAGGAGACGATGGGCACCTTGTTGGACTTTGCATCAGCGCGCCGGCCCGCTGCACGTGTGAGCCATGGCCGCAACTATCCGCGACCACAGCGCCGGGAGACCTTTGGAGAGGTTATCCTCTTCCCAGGTATCCGCTATGAGCGTCATGACCTTGATCTTGCCGCGCGA is a window of Roseibium salinum DNA encoding:
- a CDS encoding PAS domain-containing sensor histidine kinase, which gives rise to MAPLHRSFLISGIVSGAAALFVLPLHLALAGPPHAAAILVLAWMLSQWPQTLYLSQSGDLNRAIGLSSTLFACFVAGVCLLTGGSDSFALAWLLIPPVEAAFSTSRRTAIGITALCCTLLAAISFLSVPLPQFEPLPGPVRFIAVLAALIYVGMLGLRISLDRKRAQNAVQVSETRRQLISQSASEIFCELDEDGRMRILGGPVKRIFGTVPTAGGEDWLFQRLHVADRPLYLSRLSDVRHSGAPAGFGIRLRIGAARPGETGQAEYRSLHLHVRPAAGDQSSGETRRLLLSVRPLDERLQEGDPEFVRSLGESRTGRVSRSLLETAGIDARNAFSEIIAHASRLEAGGEGMPVNDIRDAACLVKEAGEAGLKRLGGVLDFMPDVTAGTDPVYGAFDLRSCLDQCRELLAQSAAGKGVGIEIRTGPDLPAAVADEKRVRQAFSFILSCMIESSGSGATVTVSGERKYAGSQKPSDLEVVLSVRNRQSSLSWSAESCRSVLDFAGELLERTGGRLSLVTTLGQGESVVVCLPVRSNPALRVSSAEAVTDIRQLAKTA
- a CDS encoding peptidoglycan-binding domain-containing protein; its protein translation is MAKQSRNTKQAKGRETFMSRAGHVALDNPVAAGGTVVMGLTACLIVANAVGLQPGRHPAPLFATRDRHDTMQLPEPAGRRNGIQVQEISTLVLDMQIAMRRIGLYKGPLDGLNGPATERAIRAFERRAGRMETGEANEALLALVLMHGDEPLAGQIPVPDVKPGFSGTEAQMASAETVSDIDADPYLMRVQKALSELGYGPLKADGVMGENTTAAIKRFELDRGLPLTGEPGPKVIERLETISGRSLSR
- a CDS encoding DUF1491 family protein produces the protein MRVTSEFFVSALVRRIFGEGGFAAVSKRGAAEAGAVFVSVDRLDGRFDLYGPAPQSMFSDLPDGRLFEQVLSQVGREGLDERLRSEARMDPDYWLVEIEARDGRVDLPIASDDPRPGSDVFRY
- a CDS encoding DUF2336 domain-containing protein; this translates as MRQSQSFNRCVPGSVPPQKNAASRSSDRGILLAATELFVERSRHDAEETKIFLELARNLLPSTVPEDRRRIANLLAAHPEMPDDFLELLASDEDELTAYPALRCSPRLSVDLLLRVARSGPDSLRKAIANRPSLRESVISALCQHAGANVISILLDRDDVTLTQAQQTKLSCRSDIVATLGLVLAGQDALNPDGLMAQYLHLPAPLKAKAIAAAEMTSLLRQAQTPGGTAEHRPDSAHLRLQSALVEEAVAQNRTHFADLLAQGLGLPQSSCDLLLQADQSDGLTIALKALGMSASQTTTILIRLFGDSIPLNSLRNLLRLHGTLSFGSANVLVGQWMLQGQADQTTGAHKPAPQHAPQFQERRRREDMPGFPSEDRSARQGASHGQGRRVSGE